A region from the Andrena cerasifolii isolate SP2316 chromosome 11, iyAndCera1_principal, whole genome shotgun sequence genome encodes:
- the Foxp gene encoding forkhead box transcription factor P isoform X12: protein MLEPRWRPVQGHIGENPFDNGSWGKEQFQPSAVPWQLNPRGHARPSDDGIMDHDTDGDGAINLSTSQRPSAATTPNGDTPAYGQDQQDNDQATSLFAALKQQQQQPRDSVPSSRERENRERDRLSVRSRENSRGNELGGGVTEQQQQQQQQDLTIQYQSNGKLSPAGHAVTAAPMTQQKQPIITQQSQQPSSGAPGPQPSPHQSPQAPQRGSPPNPSQGPPPGGPPGAPPSQNPSQMMLSPASGIHQMQQLLQQHILSPTQLQSFMQQHTLYLQQQQQQHHQDSSSEHASNQERFGYFSSLKDRSNLLDGEVFAFWTNDCLPRFLRSFRDSADSIRWDLMLQHQHQFAELGRKKLEQAIQQLQEQLQLNVIQQTHLLQTADKKKASAPLQQLALQQQRLVQQLQITQSQYLLQQGLGLQGHNSSSGLQPGEVLPIWKSETPDGPESHQNSNVPKSGTGLNDDIRFGTIAGLLNSTVSSRRSEMNGTTSLDEKPLDISSNDKAHPLYGHGVCKWPGCEVICEDYQAFLKHLNTEHTLDDRSTAQARVQMQVVSQLEIQLQKERDRLTAMMHHLHVAKQMASPEPPKSSESSVFPQTPPCFFQTGSSIPKLNLSTALMNQPPPNFGVSQVSPVSMSALVSAVRSPAGGQLPPSAGGAPMPPIPNMSNMSGMPPLPNMPGSMPTMATMPSMAGPIRRRISDKSLSLSGGLYDEGIVRRRVAVDRSGVDINEEIQRNREFYKNADVRPPFTYASLIRQSIIESPEKQLTLNEIYNWFQNTFCYFRRNAATWKNAVRHNLSLHKCFMRVENVKGAVWTVDEVEFYKRRPQRACSTTGGVPSKSPTQMHSPTMYGDALNANLQAALGDSNMGFLNNTMCTSTTTSPDKEHVMAHNDLMSPLDEPAVHIKQEGQSPEGGKLTRLIKRELVDAPAEQEGEDDQVDEREYPESHGHDSGQDEDMAEDLSMAPDIMTPEDQIEA from the exons GCTACTTCGCTGTTTGCAGCCCTgaagcagcagcaacagcaaccccGGGACAGTGTTCCCTCGTCGAGGGAGCGCGAGAATCGAGAGAGAGACCGACTGTCGGTCCGTAGCCGCGAGAACAGCAGGGGCAACGAGCTAGGTGGCGGCGTGACggaacagcaacaacagcagcagcaacaggaCCTGACGATCCAGTACCAGAGCAATGGGAAGCTCAGTCCCGCTGGGCACGCAGTGACAGCAGCACCCATGACCCAGCAAAAGCAGCCTATCATCACGCAGCAATCGCAACAGCCGAGCTCGGGGGCGCCTGGTCCCCAACCGAGTCCTCATCAGAGCCCACAGGCCCCTCAGAGGGGTTCACCGCCGAATCCTTCGCAGGGTCCCCCTCCTGGAGGGCCGCCAGGGGCACCACCCTCTCAGAATCCCTCTCAGATGATGCTCAGCCCGGCGAGCGGCATCCATCAGATGCAACAGCTGCTCCAGCAACACATACTCAGCCCCACGCAACTGCAGTCATTCATGCAGCAGCACACGCTCTActtgcagcaacaacagcagcaacatcATCAG GACTCCTCCTCGGAGCATGCGTCGAACCAGGAGCGATTCGGCTACTTTTCGTCTCTGAAGGAT CGTTCTAATTTGCTCGACGGAGAGGTGTTTGCCTTCTGGACGAACGACTGTTTGCCTCGCTTTCTTCGATCGTTCCGGGATTCCGCTGACTCGATTCGTTGGGACTTGATGTTACAGCACCAGCACCAGTTCGCCGAGCTGGGCAGGAAGAAGCTGGAGCAGGCGATACAGCAACTGCAGGAACAGTTGCAGCTGAACGTTATCCAGCAGACCCATCTGCTGCAAACGGCTGACAAGAAGAAGGCGTCCGCGCCGCTTCAGCAACTGGCGCTGCAACAGCAACGCCTCGTCCAGCAGTTGCAGATCACGCAGAGCCAGTATCTCCTGCAGCAAGGCCTGGGTCTTCAAGGACACAATTCCTCTTCAG GTCTACAGCCAGGAGAAGTCCTGCCAATATGGAAGTCAGAGACCCCCGATGGCCCAGAATCCCATCAGAATTCCAACGTTCCGAAATCTGGGACTGGACTGAACG ACGACATTCGTTTCGGGACTATCGCAGGACTTCTGAATTCGACAGTGTCGAGTCGGCGGTCAGAGATGAACGGCACCACTTCACTGGACGAGAAACCGCTGGACATTTCCTCGAACGACAAGGCTCACCCCCTCTACGGTCATGGGGTTTGCAAGTGGCCAGGCTGTGAAGTTATTTGTGAAGACTATCAAGCATTCCTTAA GCACTTAAACACGGAGCACACGCTGGACGACCGATCGACGGCGCAGGCCAGAGTACAGATGCAAGTGGTCTCCCAGCTGGAGATCCAGTTGCAGAAGGAACGGGACCGGTTGACAGCCATGATGCACCATCTACACGTGGCGAAGCAAATGGCCTCCCCGGAACCGCCCAAGTCGTCTGAGTCATCA GTGTTTCCCCAAACGCCACCCTGTTTCTTTCAGACGGGCTCGAGTATACCAAAGCTGAATCTCTCCACCGCCCTGATGAACCAGCCACCCCCGAACTTCGGCGTGTCCCAGGTCTCTCCTGTCTCGATGTCCGCCCTGGTGTCAGCTGTGAGGTCGCCTGCAGGCGGGCAATTGCCACCCTCGGCGGGCGGCGCACCCATGCCACCTATTCCCAACATGTCCAACATGTCCGGGATGCCTCCGCTGCCAAACATGCCGGGCAGCATGCCCACGATGGCCACCATGCCCAGCATGGCGGGGCCCATCAGGCGGCGTATCAGCGACAAGTCGCTCTCGTTGTCAGGAG GACTGTATGACGAGGGCATTGTAAGGCGCAGAGTAGCCGTCGATAGATCTGGAGTAGATATTAACGAAG AGATCCAACGAAATAGGGAGTTCTACAAGAACGCCGACGTCAGACCGCCGTTCACGTACGCGTCCTTAATACGGCAG TCGATCATCGAGTCCCCGGAGAAGCAACTGACGCTGAACGAGATCTACAATTGGTTCCAGAACACGTTCTGCTACTTCCGGCGCAACGCTGCCACGTGGAAG AACGCAGTGCGACACAACCTGTCTCTCCACAAATGTTTCATGCGAGTCGAAAACGTGAAAGGCGCCGTATGGACGGTGGACGAAGTGGAGTTTTACAAGAGACGTCCTCAACGCGCTTGCAGCACCACCGG GGGTGTCCCGTCGAAGAGTCCAACCCAGATGCACAGCCCCACCATGTACGGTGACGCGTTGAACGCCAATCTCCAG GCGGCGCTCGGGGACTCTAACATGGGATTTCTCAACAACACGATGTgcacgtcgacgacgacgagtccTGACAAGGAGCACGTGATGGCCCATAACGATTTAAT GTCGCCGTTGGATGAACCAGCGGTGCACATAAAGCAGGAGGGCCAGAGCCCAGAAGGCGGCAAGCTGACGAGATTAATAAAGCGGGAGCTGGTCGACGCGCCCGCGGAGCAGGAGGGCGAGGACGATCAGGTGGACGAGAGGGAGTATCCCGAAAGTCACGGGCACGACTCGGGCCAGGACGAGGACATGGCCGAGGATCTGTCGATGGCGCCCGACATAATGACCCCCGAGGATCAGATCGAGGCGTAG
- the Foxp gene encoding forkhead box transcription factor P isoform X24, with translation MLEPRWRPVQGHIGENPFDNGSWGKEQFQPSAVPWQLNPRGHARPSDDGIMDHDTDGDGAINLSTSQRPSAATTPNGDTPAYGQDQQDNDQATSLFAALKQQQQQPRDSVPSSRERENRERDRLSVRSRENSRGNELGGGVTEQQQQQQQQDLTIQYQSNGKLSPAGHAVTAAPMTQQKQPIITQQSQQPSSGAPGPQPSPHQSPQAPQRGSPPNPSQGPPPGGPPGAPPSQNPSQMMLSPASGIHQMQQLLQQHILSPTQLQSFMQQHTLYLQQQQQQHHQDSSSEHASNQERFGYFSSLKDHQHQFAELGRKKLEQAIQQLQEQLQLNVIQQTHLLQTADKKKASAPLQQLALQQQRLVQQLQITQSQYLLQQGLGLQGHNSSSGLQPGEVLPIWKSETPDGPESHQNSNVPKSGTGLNDDIRFGTIAGLLNSTVSSRRSEMNGTTSLDEKPLDISSNDKAHPLYGHGVCKWPGCEVICEDYQAFLKHLNTEHTLDDRSTAQARVQMQVVSQLEIQLQKERDRLTAMMHHLHVAKQMASPEPPKSSESSTGSSIPKLNLSTALMNQPPPNFGVSQVSPVSMSALVSAVRSPAGGQLPPSAGGAPMPPIPNMSNMSGMPPLPNMPGSMPTMATMPSMAGPIRRRISDKSLSLSGGLPYMLERAGLDVQQEIQRNREFYKNADVRPPFTYASLIRQSIIESPEKQLTLNEIYNWFQNTFCYFRRNAATWKNAVRHNLSLHKCFMRVENVKGAVWTVDEVEFYKRRPQRACSTTGGVPSKSPTQMHSPTMYGDALNANLQYFQAALGDSNMGFLNNTMCTSTTTSPDKEHVMAHNDLMSPLDEPAVHIKQEGQSPEGGKLTRLIKRELVDAPAEQEGEDDQVDEREYPESHGHDSGQDEDMAEDLSMAPDIMTPEDQIEA, from the exons GCTACTTCGCTGTTTGCAGCCCTgaagcagcagcaacagcaaccccGGGACAGTGTTCCCTCGTCGAGGGAGCGCGAGAATCGAGAGAGAGACCGACTGTCGGTCCGTAGCCGCGAGAACAGCAGGGGCAACGAGCTAGGTGGCGGCGTGACggaacagcaacaacagcagcagcaacaggaCCTGACGATCCAGTACCAGAGCAATGGGAAGCTCAGTCCCGCTGGGCACGCAGTGACAGCAGCACCCATGACCCAGCAAAAGCAGCCTATCATCACGCAGCAATCGCAACAGCCGAGCTCGGGGGCGCCTGGTCCCCAACCGAGTCCTCATCAGAGCCCACAGGCCCCTCAGAGGGGTTCACCGCCGAATCCTTCGCAGGGTCCCCCTCCTGGAGGGCCGCCAGGGGCACCACCCTCTCAGAATCCCTCTCAGATGATGCTCAGCCCGGCGAGCGGCATCCATCAGATGCAACAGCTGCTCCAGCAACACATACTCAGCCCCACGCAACTGCAGTCATTCATGCAGCAGCACACGCTCTActtgcagcaacaacagcagcaacatcATCAG GACTCCTCCTCGGAGCATGCGTCGAACCAGGAGCGATTCGGCTACTTTTCGTCTCTGAAGGAT CACCAGCACCAGTTCGCCGAGCTGGGCAGGAAGAAGCTGGAGCAGGCGATACAGCAACTGCAGGAACAGTTGCAGCTGAACGTTATCCAGCAGACCCATCTGCTGCAAACGGCTGACAAGAAGAAGGCGTCCGCGCCGCTTCAGCAACTGGCGCTGCAACAGCAACGCCTCGTCCAGCAGTTGCAGATCACGCAGAGCCAGTATCTCCTGCAGCAAGGCCTGGGTCTTCAAGGACACAATTCCTCTTCAG GTCTACAGCCAGGAGAAGTCCTGCCAATATGGAAGTCAGAGACCCCCGATGGCCCAGAATCCCATCAGAATTCCAACGTTCCGAAATCTGGGACTGGACTGAACG ACGACATTCGTTTCGGGACTATCGCAGGACTTCTGAATTCGACAGTGTCGAGTCGGCGGTCAGAGATGAACGGCACCACTTCACTGGACGAGAAACCGCTGGACATTTCCTCGAACGACAAGGCTCACCCCCTCTACGGTCATGGGGTTTGCAAGTGGCCAGGCTGTGAAGTTATTTGTGAAGACTATCAAGCATTCCTTAA GCACTTAAACACGGAGCACACGCTGGACGACCGATCGACGGCGCAGGCCAGAGTACAGATGCAAGTGGTCTCCCAGCTGGAGATCCAGTTGCAGAAGGAACGGGACCGGTTGACAGCCATGATGCACCATCTACACGTGGCGAAGCAAATGGCCTCCCCGGAACCGCCCAAGTCGTCTGAGTCATCA ACGGGCTCGAGTATACCAAAGCTGAATCTCTCCACCGCCCTGATGAACCAGCCACCCCCGAACTTCGGCGTGTCCCAGGTCTCTCCTGTCTCGATGTCCGCCCTGGTGTCAGCTGTGAGGTCGCCTGCAGGCGGGCAATTGCCACCCTCGGCGGGCGGCGCACCCATGCCACCTATTCCCAACATGTCCAACATGTCCGGGATGCCTCCGCTGCCAAACATGCCGGGCAGCATGCCCACGATGGCCACCATGCCCAGCATGGCGGGGCCCATCAGGCGGCGTATCAGCGACAAGTCGCTCTCGTTGTCAGGAG GGCTGCCCTACATGCTGGAGCGTGCTGGCCTTGACGTCCAACAAG AGATCCAACGAAATAGGGAGTTCTACAAGAACGCCGACGTCAGACCGCCGTTCACGTACGCGTCCTTAATACGGCAG TCGATCATCGAGTCCCCGGAGAAGCAACTGACGCTGAACGAGATCTACAATTGGTTCCAGAACACGTTCTGCTACTTCCGGCGCAACGCTGCCACGTGGAAG AACGCAGTGCGACACAACCTGTCTCTCCACAAATGTTTCATGCGAGTCGAAAACGTGAAAGGCGCCGTATGGACGGTGGACGAAGTGGAGTTTTACAAGAGACGTCCTCAACGCGCTTGCAGCACCACCGG GGGTGTCCCGTCGAAGAGTCCAACCCAGATGCACAGCCCCACCATGTACGGTGACGCGTTGAACGCCAATCTCCAG TATTTCCAGGCGGCGCTCGGGGACTCTAACATGGGATTTCTCAACAACACGATGTgcacgtcgacgacgacgagtccTGACAAGGAGCACGTGATGGCCCATAACGATTTAAT GTCGCCGTTGGATGAACCAGCGGTGCACATAAAGCAGGAGGGCCAGAGCCCAGAAGGCGGCAAGCTGACGAGATTAATAAAGCGGGAGCTGGTCGACGCGCCCGCGGAGCAGGAGGGCGAGGACGATCAGGTGGACGAGAGGGAGTATCCCGAAAGTCACGGGCACGACTCGGGCCAGGACGAGGACATGGCCGAGGATCTGTCGATGGCGCCCGACATAATGACCCCCGAGGATCAGATCGAGGCGTAG
- the Foxp gene encoding forkhead box transcription factor P isoform X1, which translates to MLEPRWRPVQGHIGENPFDNGSWGKEQFQPSAVPWQLNPRGHARPSDDGIMDHDTDGDGAINLSTSQRPSAATTPNGDTPAYGQDQQDNDQATSLFAALKQQQQQPRDSVPSSRERENRERDRLSVRSRENSRGNELGGGVTEQQQQQQQQDLTIQYQSNGKLSPAGHAVTAAPMTQQKQPIITQQSQQPSSGAPGPQPSPHQSPQAPQRGSPPNPSQGPPPGGPPGAPPSQNPSQMMLSPASGIHQMQQLLQQHILSPTQLQSFMQQHTLYLQQQQQQHHQDSSSEHASNQERFGYFSSLKDRSNLLDGEVFAFWTNDCLPRFLRSFRDSADSIRWDLMLQHQHQFAELGRKKLEQAIQQLQEQLQLNVIQQTHLLQTADKKKASAPLQQLALQQQRLVQQLQITQSQYLLQQGLGLQGHNSSSGLQPGEVLPIWKSETPDGPESHQNSNVPKSGTGLNDDIRFGTIAGLLNSTVSSRRSEMNGTTSLDEKPLDISSNDKAHPLYGHGVCKWPGCEVICEDYQAFLKHLNTEHTLDDRSTAQARVQMQVVSQLEIQLQKERDRLTAMMHHLHVAKQMASPEPPKSSESSVFPQTPPCFFQTGSSIPKLNLSTALMNQPPPNFGVSQVSPVSMSALVSAVRSPAGGQLPPSAGGAPMPPIPNMSNMSGMPPLPNMPGSMPTMATMPSMAGPIRRRISDKSLSLSGGLYDEGIVRRRVAVDRSGVDINEEIQRNREFYKNADVRPPFTYASLIRQSIIESPEKQLTLNEIYNWFQNTFCYFRRNAATWKNAVRHNLSLHKCFMRVENVKGAVWTVDEVEFYKRRPQRACSTTGNTRSVAELRRLLIALSLSLFRGVPSKSPTQMHSPTMYGDALNANLQYFQAALGDSNMGFLNNTMCTSTTTSPDKEHVMAHNDLMSPLDEPAVHIKQEGQSPEGGKLTRLIKRELVDAPAEQEGEDDQVDEREYPESHGHDSGQDEDMAEDLSMAPDIMTPEDQIEA; encoded by the exons GCTACTTCGCTGTTTGCAGCCCTgaagcagcagcaacagcaaccccGGGACAGTGTTCCCTCGTCGAGGGAGCGCGAGAATCGAGAGAGAGACCGACTGTCGGTCCGTAGCCGCGAGAACAGCAGGGGCAACGAGCTAGGTGGCGGCGTGACggaacagcaacaacagcagcagcaacaggaCCTGACGATCCAGTACCAGAGCAATGGGAAGCTCAGTCCCGCTGGGCACGCAGTGACAGCAGCACCCATGACCCAGCAAAAGCAGCCTATCATCACGCAGCAATCGCAACAGCCGAGCTCGGGGGCGCCTGGTCCCCAACCGAGTCCTCATCAGAGCCCACAGGCCCCTCAGAGGGGTTCACCGCCGAATCCTTCGCAGGGTCCCCCTCCTGGAGGGCCGCCAGGGGCACCACCCTCTCAGAATCCCTCTCAGATGATGCTCAGCCCGGCGAGCGGCATCCATCAGATGCAACAGCTGCTCCAGCAACACATACTCAGCCCCACGCAACTGCAGTCATTCATGCAGCAGCACACGCTCTActtgcagcaacaacagcagcaacatcATCAG GACTCCTCCTCGGAGCATGCGTCGAACCAGGAGCGATTCGGCTACTTTTCGTCTCTGAAGGAT CGTTCTAATTTGCTCGACGGAGAGGTGTTTGCCTTCTGGACGAACGACTGTTTGCCTCGCTTTCTTCGATCGTTCCGGGATTCCGCTGACTCGATTCGTTGGGACTTGATGTTACAGCACCAGCACCAGTTCGCCGAGCTGGGCAGGAAGAAGCTGGAGCAGGCGATACAGCAACTGCAGGAACAGTTGCAGCTGAACGTTATCCAGCAGACCCATCTGCTGCAAACGGCTGACAAGAAGAAGGCGTCCGCGCCGCTTCAGCAACTGGCGCTGCAACAGCAACGCCTCGTCCAGCAGTTGCAGATCACGCAGAGCCAGTATCTCCTGCAGCAAGGCCTGGGTCTTCAAGGACACAATTCCTCTTCAG GTCTACAGCCAGGAGAAGTCCTGCCAATATGGAAGTCAGAGACCCCCGATGGCCCAGAATCCCATCAGAATTCCAACGTTCCGAAATCTGGGACTGGACTGAACG ACGACATTCGTTTCGGGACTATCGCAGGACTTCTGAATTCGACAGTGTCGAGTCGGCGGTCAGAGATGAACGGCACCACTTCACTGGACGAGAAACCGCTGGACATTTCCTCGAACGACAAGGCTCACCCCCTCTACGGTCATGGGGTTTGCAAGTGGCCAGGCTGTGAAGTTATTTGTGAAGACTATCAAGCATTCCTTAA GCACTTAAACACGGAGCACACGCTGGACGACCGATCGACGGCGCAGGCCAGAGTACAGATGCAAGTGGTCTCCCAGCTGGAGATCCAGTTGCAGAAGGAACGGGACCGGTTGACAGCCATGATGCACCATCTACACGTGGCGAAGCAAATGGCCTCCCCGGAACCGCCCAAGTCGTCTGAGTCATCA GTGTTTCCCCAAACGCCACCCTGTTTCTTTCAGACGGGCTCGAGTATACCAAAGCTGAATCTCTCCACCGCCCTGATGAACCAGCCACCCCCGAACTTCGGCGTGTCCCAGGTCTCTCCTGTCTCGATGTCCGCCCTGGTGTCAGCTGTGAGGTCGCCTGCAGGCGGGCAATTGCCACCCTCGGCGGGCGGCGCACCCATGCCACCTATTCCCAACATGTCCAACATGTCCGGGATGCCTCCGCTGCCAAACATGCCGGGCAGCATGCCCACGATGGCCACCATGCCCAGCATGGCGGGGCCCATCAGGCGGCGTATCAGCGACAAGTCGCTCTCGTTGTCAGGAG GACTGTATGACGAGGGCATTGTAAGGCGCAGAGTAGCCGTCGATAGATCTGGAGTAGATATTAACGAAG AGATCCAACGAAATAGGGAGTTCTACAAGAACGCCGACGTCAGACCGCCGTTCACGTACGCGTCCTTAATACGGCAG TCGATCATCGAGTCCCCGGAGAAGCAACTGACGCTGAACGAGATCTACAATTGGTTCCAGAACACGTTCTGCTACTTCCGGCGCAACGCTGCCACGTGGAAG AACGCAGTGCGACACAACCTGTCTCTCCACAAATGTTTCATGCGAGTCGAAAACGTGAAAGGCGCCGTATGGACGGTGGACGAAGTGGAGTTTTACAAGAGACGTCCTCAACGCGCTTGCAGCACCACCGG GAATACAAGATCTGTAGCCGAATTACGGCGATTACTAATAGCACTCTCTCTGTCGCTATTTAGGGGTGTCCCGTCGAAGAGTCCAACCCAGATGCACAGCCCCACCATGTACGGTGACGCGTTGAACGCCAATCTCCAG TATTTCCAGGCGGCGCTCGGGGACTCTAACATGGGATTTCTCAACAACACGATGTgcacgtcgacgacgacgagtccTGACAAGGAGCACGTGATGGCCCATAACGATTTAAT GTCGCCGTTGGATGAACCAGCGGTGCACATAAAGCAGGAGGGCCAGAGCCCAGAAGGCGGCAAGCTGACGAGATTAATAAAGCGGGAGCTGGTCGACGCGCCCGCGGAGCAGGAGGGCGAGGACGATCAGGTGGACGAGAGGGAGTATCCCGAAAGTCACGGGCACGACTCGGGCCAGGACGAGGACATGGCCGAGGATCTGTCGATGGCGCCCGACATAATGACCCCCGAGGATCAGATCGAGGCGTAG
- the Foxp gene encoding forkhead box transcription factor P isoform X17: MLEPRWRPVQGHIGENPFDNGSWGKEQFQPSAVPWQLNPRGHARPSDDGIMDHDTDGDGAINLSTSQRPSAATTPNGDTPAYGQDQQDNDQATSLFAALKQQQQQPRDSVPSSRERENRERDRLSVRSRENSRGNELGGGVTEQQQQQQQQDLTIQYQSNGKLSPAGHAVTAAPMTQQKQPIITQQSQQPSSGAPGPQPSPHQSPQAPQRGSPPNPSQGPPPGGPPGAPPSQNPSQMMLSPASGIHQMQQLLQQHILSPTQLQSFMQQHTLYLQQQQQQHHQDSSSEHASNQERFGYFSSLKDHQHQFAELGRKKLEQAIQQLQEQLQLNVIQQTHLLQTADKKKASAPLQQLALQQQRLVQQLQITQSQYLLQQGLGLQGHNSSSGLQPGEVLPIWKSETPDGPESHQNSNVPKSGTGLNVSSRRSEMNGTTSLDEKPLDISSNDKAHPLYGHGVCKWPGCEVICEDYQAFLKHLNTEHTLDDRSTAQARVQMQVVSQLEIQLQKERDRLTAMMHHLHVAKQMASPEPPKSSESSTGSSIPKLNLSTALMNQPPPNFGVSQVSPVSMSALVSAVRSPAGGQLPPSAGGAPMPPIPNMSNMSGMPPLPNMPGSMPTMATMPSMAGPIRRRISDKSLSLSGGLYDEGIVRRRVAVDRSGVDINEEIQRNREFYKNADVRPPFTYASLIRQSIIESPEKQLTLNEIYNWFQNTFCYFRRNAATWKNAVRHNLSLHKCFMRVENVKGAVWTVDEVEFYKRRPQRACSTTGGVPSKSPTQMHSPTMYGDALNANLQYFQAALGDSNMGFLNNTMCTSTTTSPDKEHVMAHNDLMSPLDEPAVHIKQEGQSPEGGKLTRLIKRELVDAPAEQEGEDDQVDEREYPESHGHDSGQDEDMAEDLSMAPDIMTPEDQIEA, from the exons GCTACTTCGCTGTTTGCAGCCCTgaagcagcagcaacagcaaccccGGGACAGTGTTCCCTCGTCGAGGGAGCGCGAGAATCGAGAGAGAGACCGACTGTCGGTCCGTAGCCGCGAGAACAGCAGGGGCAACGAGCTAGGTGGCGGCGTGACggaacagcaacaacagcagcagcaacaggaCCTGACGATCCAGTACCAGAGCAATGGGAAGCTCAGTCCCGCTGGGCACGCAGTGACAGCAGCACCCATGACCCAGCAAAAGCAGCCTATCATCACGCAGCAATCGCAACAGCCGAGCTCGGGGGCGCCTGGTCCCCAACCGAGTCCTCATCAGAGCCCACAGGCCCCTCAGAGGGGTTCACCGCCGAATCCTTCGCAGGGTCCCCCTCCTGGAGGGCCGCCAGGGGCACCACCCTCTCAGAATCCCTCTCAGATGATGCTCAGCCCGGCGAGCGGCATCCATCAGATGCAACAGCTGCTCCAGCAACACATACTCAGCCCCACGCAACTGCAGTCATTCATGCAGCAGCACACGCTCTActtgcagcaacaacagcagcaacatcATCAG GACTCCTCCTCGGAGCATGCGTCGAACCAGGAGCGATTCGGCTACTTTTCGTCTCTGAAGGAT CACCAGCACCAGTTCGCCGAGCTGGGCAGGAAGAAGCTGGAGCAGGCGATACAGCAACTGCAGGAACAGTTGCAGCTGAACGTTATCCAGCAGACCCATCTGCTGCAAACGGCTGACAAGAAGAAGGCGTCCGCGCCGCTTCAGCAACTGGCGCTGCAACAGCAACGCCTCGTCCAGCAGTTGCAGATCACGCAGAGCCAGTATCTCCTGCAGCAAGGCCTGGGTCTTCAAGGACACAATTCCTCTTCAG GTCTACAGCCAGGAGAAGTCCTGCCAATATGGAAGTCAGAGACCCCCGATGGCCCAGAATCCCATCAGAATTCCAACGTTCCGAAATCTGGGACTGGACTGAACG TGTCGAGTCGGCGGTCAGAGATGAACGGCACCACTTCACTGGACGAGAAACCGCTGGACATTTCCTCGAACGACAAGGCTCACCCCCTCTACGGTCATGGGGTTTGCAAGTGGCCAGGCTGTGAAGTTATTTGTGAAGACTATCAAGCATTCCTTAA GCACTTAAACACGGAGCACACGCTGGACGACCGATCGACGGCGCAGGCCAGAGTACAGATGCAAGTGGTCTCCCAGCTGGAGATCCAGTTGCAGAAGGAACGGGACCGGTTGACAGCCATGATGCACCATCTACACGTGGCGAAGCAAATGGCCTCCCCGGAACCGCCCAAGTCGTCTGAGTCATCA ACGGGCTCGAGTATACCAAAGCTGAATCTCTCCACCGCCCTGATGAACCAGCCACCCCCGAACTTCGGCGTGTCCCAGGTCTCTCCTGTCTCGATGTCCGCCCTGGTGTCAGCTGTGAGGTCGCCTGCAGGCGGGCAATTGCCACCCTCGGCGGGCGGCGCACCCATGCCACCTATTCCCAACATGTCCAACATGTCCGGGATGCCTCCGCTGCCAAACATGCCGGGCAGCATGCCCACGATGGCCACCATGCCCAGCATGGCGGGGCCCATCAGGCGGCGTATCAGCGACAAGTCGCTCTCGTTGTCAGGAG GACTGTATGACGAGGGCATTGTAAGGCGCAGAGTAGCCGTCGATAGATCTGGAGTAGATATTAACGAAG AGATCCAACGAAATAGGGAGTTCTACAAGAACGCCGACGTCAGACCGCCGTTCACGTACGCGTCCTTAATACGGCAG TCGATCATCGAGTCCCCGGAGAAGCAACTGACGCTGAACGAGATCTACAATTGGTTCCAGAACACGTTCTGCTACTTCCGGCGCAACGCTGCCACGTGGAAG AACGCAGTGCGACACAACCTGTCTCTCCACAAATGTTTCATGCGAGTCGAAAACGTGAAAGGCGCCGTATGGACGGTGGACGAAGTGGAGTTTTACAAGAGACGTCCTCAACGCGCTTGCAGCACCACCGG GGGTGTCCCGTCGAAGAGTCCAACCCAGATGCACAGCCCCACCATGTACGGTGACGCGTTGAACGCCAATCTCCAG TATTTCCAGGCGGCGCTCGGGGACTCTAACATGGGATTTCTCAACAACACGATGTgcacgtcgacgacgacgagtccTGACAAGGAGCACGTGATGGCCCATAACGATTTAAT GTCGCCGTTGGATGAACCAGCGGTGCACATAAAGCAGGAGGGCCAGAGCCCAGAAGGCGGCAAGCTGACGAGATTAATAAAGCGGGAGCTGGTCGACGCGCCCGCGGAGCAGGAGGGCGAGGACGATCAGGTGGACGAGAGGGAGTATCCCGAAAGTCACGGGCACGACTCGGGCCAGGACGAGGACATGGCCGAGGATCTGTCGATGGCGCCCGACATAATGACCCCCGAGGATCAGATCGAGGCGTAG